Proteins encoded together in one Musa acuminata AAA Group cultivar baxijiao chromosome BXJ3-6, Cavendish_Baxijiao_AAA, whole genome shotgun sequence window:
- the LOC135641075 gene encoding probable L-ascorbate peroxidase 6, chloroplastic/mitochondrial translates to MAAYRSSSMAFRLIPAASKTITTFRSSSSSNGSISSLLRGDGLSRGPAFGWGLGGSRGAASAAACSPSDPAQLRSARDDIRELLKTTFCHPILVRLGWHDAGTYNKSIEEWPRQGGANGSVRFDKELKHAANAGLVNALKLLQPVKDKYSGVTYADLFQLASATAVEEAGGPKIPMKYGRVDASGPEQCPEEGRLPAAGAPSPASHLRDIFYRMGLSDKDIVALSGAHTLGRASPERSGWGKPETKYTKDGPGRPGGQSWTPQWLKFDNSYFKEIKERRDADLLVLPTDASLFEDPSFKVYAEKYAVDQDAFFKDYAESHAKLSNQGAKFDPPEGISIEHH, encoded by the exons ATGGCGGCGTACCGCTCTTCCTCCATGGCCTTCCGCCTCATCCCCGCTGCTTCCAAGACGATAACAACtttccgctcctcctcctcctcgaacgGTTCCATCTCCTCGCTACTCCGCGGCGACGGACTCTCCCGG GGCCCGGCTTTCGGGTGGGGTTTAGGCGGGTCTCGTGGCGCTGCGTCTGCCGCCGCGTGCTCGCCGTCGGATCCGGCGCAGCTGAGGAGCGCCAGGGACGACATCAGGGAGCTCCTCAAGACGACATTCTGCCATCCTATTCTG GTCCGTTTGGGTTGGCATGATGCTGGCACATACAATAAAAGTATTGAGGAATGGCCAAGGCAAGGCGGAGCTAATGGAAGCGTGCGATTTGACAAAGAATTGAAACATGCAGCCAATGCTG GCCTAGTAAATGCTTTAAAGCTTCTTCAGCCTGTCAAGGACAAGTATTCAGGTGTTACATATGCAGATTTGTTCCAATTAGCCAGTGCTACAGCTGTTGag GAAGCTGGTGGCCCCAAAATCCCAATGAAGTATGGTAGGGTAGATGCCTCTGGACCTGAACAGTGCCCTGAGGAAGGGAGGCTTCCTG CTGCTGGGGCACCTTCACCAGCATCTCATTTAAGGGACATATTCTACAGAATGGGTCTAAGTGACAAG GATATTGTTGCATTGTCTGGCGCACATACTCTAGGTAGGGCCAGTCCGGAACGTAGTGGTTGGGGAAAACCAGAAACAAAATATACG AAAGATGGCCCTGGTAGACCTGGTGGACAGTCATGGACGCCGCAATGGCTGAAATTTGATAATAGCTACTTCAAG GAAATCAAAGAGCGAAGAGATGCAGATCTGCTAGTTTTGCCCACAGATGCTTCTTTATTTGAAGATCCATCCTTCAAG GTATATGCCGAGAAATACGCGGTGGACCAGGATGCATTTTTCAAAGATTATGCTGAATCACATGCAAAACTCAGCAACCAAGGTGCCAAGTTTGATCCTCCGGAG GGCATCTCAATAGAGCATCACTGA
- the LOC135641076 gene encoding NAC domain-containing protein 2-like → MNGGDLALPAGFRFHPTDEELVTHYLCRKCAAMPISVPVVAEVDLYKYDPWQLPGMASYGEKEWYFFSPRDRKYPNGSRPNRAAGSGYWKATGADKPIGTPRTVAIKKALVFYSGKAPKGTKTNWIMHEYRLAHPDRSATKKTNNSLRLDDWVLCRIYHKKGEIDPGRRSTESKARPWVEPKREATWQVTAAAPPPMTDLLYLDPPESLPVLVGASSCSEHADLTCEREVQSLPRWGEDWESVRWFGINNEHAPLSPSCGDPLQDIFTYLQKPF, encoded by the exons atgaACGGCGGCGATTTGGCTCTCCCAGCGGGGTTTCGATTCCATCCGACGGACGAGGAGCTGGTGACGCATTACCTCTGCCGTAAATGCGCGGCGATGCCCATCTCGGTGCCCGTCGTCGCCGAGGTCGACCTCTACAAGTACGACCCGTGGCAGCTCCCAG GGATGGCGTCGTACGGGGAGAAGGAGTGGTACTTCTTCTCTCCCAGGGACCGGAAGTACCCCAACGGCTCACGCCCGAACCGCGCCGCCGGCTCGGGCTACTGGAAGGCCACCGGCGCCGACAAGCCGATCGGCACGCCCCGGACGGTGGCGATCAAGAAGGCGCTGGTGTTCTACTCTGGGAAGGCGCCCAAGGGGACGAAGACCAATTGGATCATGCACGAGTACCGGCTCGCCCACCCCGACCGGTCCGCCACCAAGAAGACGAACAACAGCCTACGG TTGGACGACTGGGTGTTGTGCCGGATCTACCACAAGAAGGGGGAGATCGACCCCGGGCGGAGGTCCACCGAGTCGAAGGCGCGCCCCTGGGTCGAGCCGAAGCGGGAGGCCACGTGGCAAGTGACTGCGGCGGCGCCGCCCCCGATGACGGACCTGCTCTACCTGGACCCGCCGGAGTCGCTTCCGGTGTTGGTCGGGGCCTCGAGCTGCTCGGAGCACGCGGACCTCACGTGCGAGAGGGAGGTGCAGAGCCTGCCAAGGTGGGGGGAGGACTGGGAGAGCGTCCGCTGGTTCGGTATTAATAACGAACATGCCCCGCTCTCGCCCTCGTGCGGAGACCCTCTCCAGGATATATTCACGTACTTGCAGAAGCCCTTCTAG
- the LOC135585468 gene encoding protein CELLULOSE SYNTHASE INTERACTIVE 3-like → MAKSGTPLLRELSAAPSSSSSQSCESNGMDDPESTVARVARFLEQLHASNSSPQEKELITAQLLEVSRTQKDTRALIGTHSQAMPLFISVLRSGTPIAKVNIANILSALCKEEDLRIKVLLGGCIPPLLSLLKSESSESKKAAAEAIFEVSSGGLSDDHIGMKIFVTEGVVPTLWDLLNPKIKQDRVVEGFVTGALRNLCGDKDGYWRATLEAGGVEIITGLLLSDNTASQSNAASLLARLISAFSDSIPKVIDAGAVKALLQLLGRDNDTSVCSSAADALEVLSSKSTMAKKAVVDAGGLPVLIGAVVAPSKECMQGESGHSLQRHAVCALANICGGMSSLILYLGELSQAPSFAAPVSDTIGALAYSLMVFEGSEEKVFDPVQIEEILIKLLKATDTKLVQDRVLEALASLYGNESLCSRIIHSDAKKVLVGLITMASADVQEHFILSLARLCCDGAVIWGALGEREGIQMLIALLGLSSEQHQEYAVALLAILTDQVDDSKWAITAAGGIPPLVQLLEIGSQKAKEDAVHVLWNMCCHSDDIRACVERAGAVPALLWLLKSGGQKGQEASAKALKKLINYADSATINQLLALLVGDDALSSRTHAITVLGHVLTMASYKDLVQKGSPANKGLSSLVQVLNSSNEETQECAASVLADLFNVRQDICDSLATDEIVHPCMKLLTSKAQVVATQSARALGALSRPTKAKTANKMSYIAEGDVEPLIKMAKTSSIDAAETAVAALANLLSDPHIAAEALAADVLSALLRVLGEGTLDGKKNSSRALYQLLNHFPVGDVLMESSQCHFVVHAIADSLAPMGLEGVNSDALDVLALLVKPKKNMNFIYSPCAALVETPSTIEPLVQCLALGLPAEQDKAIEILSRLQDHPAILSDLLVERAQCIASLADRIMNSSNMEVRIGGAALLICSMKEHRQQSLDILNVSKLQQKLIYALIDMLKHQCSSVSLGNGARSARNVTERTFHHEDDEYDVPNPATILGGTVALWLLAIISSSCANGKLTIMEAGGVEVLSDKLAAYAANQLAEYEDAEGIWTSSLLLAILFQDTEVVQCSATMRIIPCLAFLLKSDEVIDKYFAAQAMASLACNGNKGIQLAIANSGAVGGLTTLIGHEESDIPNLFALSEEFNLEKHPGEVVLKHLFQIEDVRIGATARKSIPLLVDLLRPMPDRPGAPPIAIHLLTQIAEGSEANKLAMAEAGALESLTKYLSLSPQDSTETSITDLLRILYSNSELVHHECSLSTLNQLVAVLRMGSRTARFSATRTLQELFDVEDIRDTEMARQAIQPLVDMLNAGTDKEQHAALVALIKLTDGNISKASALTDVEGNPLESLHKILLSSSSLELKKNAAQLCYVLFGNSTIRTMPIASECVQPLISLITSDPSGEVEFGVRALERLLDDEHHADIAATTEVVDLLVRYVSGSNYELSEASISALIKLGKDRPQCKLEMVNAGIIDNALDMILDAPVSVSSSVAELLRILTNNSGIAKSSAAARMVEPLFLVLKRPDFTMWGQHSSLQALVNILEKPQSLTALKLTPSQVIEPLISFLESPSQAIQQLGTELLSHLLEQEHFQQDITTKNAIVPLVQLAGIGILSLQQTAIKALESISLSWPKAVADAGGIFELSKVIIQDDPQPSHALWESAALVLSNIVKSNSDYYLKVSLIVLVRLLHSTLEATVSVSLSALLVQERKNPSNSVMIAEAGAIDALLELLRLHHCEEACGRLLEALFNNARVREMKLVKYAIAPLSQYLLDPQTRSQSAKFLVTLALGNLFQHDSLARASDSVSACRALISLLEDQPTEEMKVVAICALQSLVMHSRTNRRAVAEAGGILVVQELLLSPNTDVAGQAALLIKYLFSNHTLQEYVSNELIRSLTAALEKESWSSATNNEEVLRTIFVIFTNFKKLRTSEAATLCIPHLVGALRTGTEAAQESVLDTLCLLKESWSQMNEDIAKAQALIAAEAIPILQLLMKTCPPSFQERADSLLNCLPGCLTVTIKRGNNLKQTMGSTNAFCQLKIGNGPPRQTKVVSHSACPEWKEGFTWAFDVPPKGQKLYIVCKSKNTFGKSTLGRVTIQIDKVVTDGVYHGFFSLNHDGNRDGSSRTLEIEIVWSNRTSGDDM, encoded by the exons ATGGCGAAGTCTGGTACACCTCTGCTGCGTGAGCTCTCTGCCGCACCTTCTTCGTCATCTTCTCAATCATG TGAATCAAATGGAATGGATGATCCCGAGAGCACAGTTGCCAGGGTTGCTCGCTTCTTGGAGCAGCTTCATGCAAGTAATTCGTCCCCACAAGAGAAAGAGCTGATAACAGCACAGTTGCTAGAAGTTTCCAGAACGCAGAAGGACACTAGGGCTTTGATTGGCACCCATTCTCAGGCCATGCCATTGTTCATCTCGGTCCTCAGAAGTGGGACACCAATCGCGAAGGTGAATATTGCAAACATCCTTAGTGCTCTCTGCAAGGAAGAAGACTTGCGCATTAAAGTTCTTTTAGGGGGTTGCATACCGCCGTTACTTTCTCTCCTGAAGTCTGAATCTTCTGAGTCAAAAAAGGCAGCAGCTGAAGCTATCTTTGAGGTCTCCTCTGGCGGGCTTTCAGATGACCATATTGGCATGAAAATATTTGTCACTGAGGGTGTCGTACCGACGCTCTGGGATCTGCTTAATCCTAAGATTAAGCAAGACCGTGTAGTTGAAGGCTTTGTTACTGGAGCATTAAGGAATCTTTGTGGGGACAAGGATGGATACTGGAGGGCCACACTTGAAGCTGGTGGAGTAGAGATAATTACTGGCCTTCTTTTGTCTGATAACACAGCTTCACAATCAAATGCTGCTTCCCTCTTGGCTCGGCTGATATCAGCGTTCAGTGATAGTATTCCCAAGGTGATAGATGCTGGAGCAGTTAAGGCCCTTCTCCAACTACTAGGACGGGATAACGATACTTCTGTATGTTCCAGTGCTGCAGATGCTCTGGAGGTCCTGTCATCTAAGTCAACTATGGCTAAGAAAGCTGTCGTGGATGCAGGTGGTCTACCAGTCCTAATTGGAGCAGTGGTAGCTCCTTCTAAGGAGTGCATGCAAGGAGAGTCTGGTCATTCTCTGCAGAGGCATGCTGTTTGTGCATTAGCAAATATATGTGGTGGTATGTCTTCTCTGATACTCTACCTTGGAGAACTCTCCCAAGCCCCTAGCTTTGCTGCTCCAGTTTCTGATACAATTGGAGCTCTTGCATACTCTTTGATGGTTTTTGAGGGCAGTGAAGAAAAAGTGTTTGATCCAGTTCAGATTGAGGAAATTTTGATAAAGCTACTGAAGGCCACAGACACTAAACTAGTTCAGGACCGTGTTCTTGAGGCTTTGGCCAGCCTCTATGGCAATGAATCCCTTTGCAGTAGGATCATTCATTCAGATGCAAAAAAGGTTCTCGTTGGGTTGATAACCATGGCCTCTGCTGATGTTCAGGAACATTTTATTCTGTCGCTAGCAAGATTGTGTTGTGATGGTGCTGTAATATGGGGGGCTCTTGGGGAGAGAGAGGGCATTCAGATGCTAATAGCATTGCTTGGACTGTCCAGTGAACAACACCAGGAATATGCGGTTGCTTTGCTTGCAATCTTGACAGACCAAGTGGATGACAGCAAATGGGCCATTACTGCTGCTGGAGGAATCCCTCCTCTGGTGCAATTGTTGGAAATTGGATCCCAGAAAGCAAAGGAGGATGCAGTTCATGTGCTGTGGAACATGTGCTGTCACAGTGATGACATTCGTGCATGTGTTGAGAGGGCTGGGGCTGTTCCAGCTCTCTTATGGCTTTTGAAGAGTGGTGGCCAAAAAGGGCAAGAAGCTTCAGCTAAGGCACTCAAGAAGCTAATTAATTACGCTGACTCCGCCACTATCAATCAATTATTGGCCCTCCTTGTTGGTGACGATGCTCTTAGTTCCAGGACACATGCTATCACAGTGTTGGGTCATGTGCTTACAATGGCTTCTTATAAGGATCTGGTACAGAAGGGGAGTCCTGCGAATAAGGGACTTAGCTCTCTTGTACAGGTTCTTAACTCATCCAATGAAGAAACTCAAGAATGTGCTGCTTCTGTTTTGGCTGATTTATTCAATGTCCGACAAGATATCTGTGACAGTCTTGCCACCGATGAAATAGTTCATCCTTGCATGAAGCTATTGACCAGCAAAGCTCAAGTTGTTGCAACACAGTCAGCACGAGCTTTGGGTGCATTATCCCGTCCAACCAAGGCTAAAACTGCCAATAAGATGTCATATATTGCAGAAGGTGATGTTGAACCTCTCATTAAGATGGCTAAAACATCTTCAATTGATGCTGCTGAAACTGCAGTTGCTGCTTTGGCAAATCTGCTCTCAGATCCACATATTGCTGCTGAAGCGTTAGCAGCAGATGTTTTATCAGCTTTGTTGAGAGTGCTAGGAGAAGGCACATTAGACGGGAAGAAGAATTCTTCGCGAGCACTTTACCAGCTATTGAACCACTTTCCCGTTGGTGATGTTCTCATGGAAAGTTCTCAGTGTCACTTTGTAGTTCATGCAATTGCAGATTCTTTAGCACCCATGGGCCTTGAAGGGGTTAATTCGGATGCATTAGACGTGCTTGCTTTATTGGTCAAACCAAAAAAGAACATGAACTTCATCTATTCCCCTTGCGCTGCCCTTGTTGAGACTCCATCGACCATAGAGCCATTGGTCCAATGTCTGGCTCTTGGGCTTCCTGCTGAGCAAGATAAGGCAATTGAAATCCTTTCAAGGCTCCAGGACCATCCTGCCATACTTAGTGATCTTTTGGTAGAAAGGGCACAATGTATAGCTTCACTTGCGGATAGAATTATGAACTCATCTAATATGGAAGTAAGAATTGGCGGTGCTGCTCTTCTCATTTGTTCTATGAAGGAGCACAGGCAGCAGTCATTGGACATACTAAATGTATCAAAACTTCAACAGAAACTTATTTATGCCCTCATTGATATGCTGAAACATCAGTGCAGTTCTGTCTCTCTAGGCAATGGAGCAAGGAGTGCCAGGAATGTTACGGAGAGAACTTTTCATCATGAAGACGATGAATATGATGTCCCTAACCCAGCAACAATTCTGGGAGGAACAGTTGCTTTGTGGTTGCTTGCTATCATTTCCTCTTCCTGTGCAAATGGTAAACTTACAATAATGGAGGCTGGTGGTGTGGAAGTTCTTTCAGATAAGCTTGCGGCTTATGCTGCTAATCAACTG GCAGAATATGAAGATGCAGAAGGCATTTGGACCAGTTCACTTCTCTTGGCTATACTGTTCCAGGACACAGAAGTTGTTCAATGTTCAGCAACCATGCGCATTATACCTTGTCTGGCTTTCTTGCTGAAGTCTGATGAAGTCATTGACAAGTATTTTGCTGCTCAAGCAATGGCTAGTCTTGCTTGTAATGGAAACAAGGGTATACAACTTGCTATTGCAAATTCAGGTGCTGTTGGAGGCCTTACAACTTTGATTGGACATGAGGAATCAGATATCCCAAATCTTTTTGCTCTGTCTGAAGaatttaatttagaaaaacaCCCTGGTGAAGTTGTGTTAAAGCATCTGTTTCAAATTGAAGACGTGAGGATTGGTGCAACGGCCCGCAAGTCCATACCCTTATTAGTTGACCTTCTAAGACCAATGCCAGATAGACCAGGTGCACCACCAATTGCTATTCACCTTCTGACTCAGATAGCAGAAGGAAGTGAAGCAAACAAACTAGCTATGGCTGAAGCTGGGGCTTTGGAATCTTTAACGAAATACCTTTCTTTGAGTCCTCAAGACTCAACGGAAACTAGCATAACTGATCTTTTAAGAATCTTGTATAGCAACTCTGAGTTGGTGCACCATGAATGTTCTCTTAGTACTTTGAATCAGCTTGTAGCTGTTTTAAGAATGGGCTCAAGAACTGCTCGTTTTAGTGCCACAAGGACTTTACAGGAACTCTTTGATGTGGAGGATATCAGAGATACTGAAATGGCTAGACAAGCTATTCAACCATTAGTTGACATGCTCAATGCAGGAACTGATAAGGAACAACATGCTGCACTTGTTGCTTTGATCAAACTGACTGATGGAAATATTTCAAAGGCATCAGCATTAACTGATGTGGAAGGTAATCCACTTGAAAGCCTCCACAAGATTTTGTTATCCAGTTCATCTTTGGAACTAAAGAAAAATGCAGCACAGCTATGCTATGTCTTATTTGGAAATTCAACTATACGAACAATGCCTATTGCCTCAGAATGTGTTCAACCTTTAATATCTCTAATAACATCAGACCCCAGTGGAGAAGTAGAGTTTGGTGTTCGTGCTCTAGAGAGGTTGCTTGACGATGAACACCATGCAGATATTGCAGCAACAACTGAAGTTGTGGATCTTCTTGTGAGATATGTTTCTGGTTCAAACTATGAACTTTCAGAGGCCAGCATAAGTGCTCTTATAAAGTTGGGAAAGGACCGGCCTCAATGTAAACTTGAAATGGTCAATGCTGGAATAATTGACAATGCACTTGACATGATCCTTGATGCACCTGTTTCTGTTAGTTCTTCAGTTGCTGAGTTGCTTCGCATCTTGACCAACAATAGTGGTATTGCTAAAAGCTCAGCTGCTGCGAGAATGGTTGAACCTCTTTTCCTGGTTCTAAAACGTCCAGATTTTACTATGTGGGGACAGCATAGTTCATTGCAAGCACTCGTAAATATCTTGGAGAAACCGCAAAGCCTGACAGCCTTAAAGTTAACTCCGAGTCAAGTCATTGAGCCATTGATATCATTTCTCGAGTCCCCATCCCAAGCCATCCAACAGCTTGGCACTGAATTACTGTCACATCTTCTGGAACAGGAGCATTTCCAACAAGATATTACTACAAAAAATGCAATTGTTCCCCTTGTACAGCTTGCAGGAATTGGGATACTGAGCTTACAACAAACTGCAATCAAAGCACTTGAGAGTATATCTCTGAGCTGGCCCAAAGCTGTGGCTGATGCAGGGGGAATCTTTGAGCTTTCTAAGGTCATCATTCAGGATGATCCCCAGCCAAGTCATGCGTTGTGGGAGTCTGCAGCACTTGTTTTATCAAATATTGTCAAGTCTAATTCTGATTACTATCTTAAGGTCTCACTGATTGTGCTTGTGAGGTTGCTGCACTCCACATTAGAAGCTACTGTTTCAGTATCTTTAAGTGCCCTTCTTGTTCAAGAGAGAAAGAATCCTTCAAATTCTGTAATGATTGCTGAGGCTGGTGCTATTGATGCGTTGCTCGAACTTCTAAGATTACACCATTGCGAAGAAGCTTGTGGAAGATTGCTTGAAGCATTATTTAACAATGCACGAGTGCGAGAAATGAAACTTGTAAAATATGCAATAGCTCCTCTTTCTCAATATTTATTAGATCCACAGACGAGATCTCAGTCTGCAAAGTTTCTTGTGACTCTTGCACTTGGCAATCTTTTCCAGCATGATTCACTTGCCAGAGCAAGTGATTCTGTATCCGCGTGCCGTGCTTTAATCAGCCTGCTTGAAGACCAGCCAACAGAAGAGATGAAAGTGGTGGCAATATGTGCTTTGCAAAGCTTGGTTATGCACAGTAGAACAAATAGGCGTGCTGTTGCAGAAGCTGGGGGAATACTGGTAGTACAGGAGTTGTTACTGTCCCCAAATACTGATGTTGCTGGACAGGCAGCACTGCTTATCAAGTATCTATTTTCAAATCATACACTCCAAGAGTATGTATCAAATGAACTTATAAGGTCGCTGACTG CTGCCTTGGAGAAAGAATCATGGTCCTCTGCAACTAACAATGAAGAAGTTCTGAGAACCATATTTGTGATATTTACCAACTTCAAGAAGCTCCGCACTTCTGAAGCAGCCACCCTTTGCATCCCACATTTAGTTGGTGCTTTAAGAACAGGAACTGAGGCTGCTCAGGAGTCGGTTTTGGATACTCTTTGTTTGTTGAAAGAGTCATGGTCACAAATGAATGAGGACATTGCAAAAGCACAAGCCCTTATTGCGGCTGAGGCCATACCTATATTGCAATTGCTTATGAAAACTTGCCCACCCAGTTTTCAGGAAAGGGCAGACAGTTTACTGAACTGCTTACCAGGGTGCTTGACGGTGACCATCAAACGTGGAAATAACTTGAAGCAGACAATGGGGAGTACCAACGCATTCTGTCAGCTTAAAATAGGAAATGGCCCTCCAAGACAGACCAAG GTGGTAAGCCATAGTGCGTGCCCAGAATGGAAGGAAGGTTTTACCTGGGCATTCGACGTTCCGCCGAAAGGACAGAAGCTTTATATAGTCTGCAAAAGCAAAAATACGTTTGGGAAG AGTACCCTGGGGAGAGTCACCATTCAAATAGACAAGGTTGTTACAGATGGAGTTTACCATGGATTTTTCAGCCTCAATCATGATGGTAACAGGGATGGATCttcgcgaacacttgaaatcgagATCGTATGGTCTAATCGGACATCTGGCGATGACATGTGA